In Gemmatimonadota bacterium, a single genomic region encodes these proteins:
- a CDS encoding RNA polymerase sigma factor RpoD/SigA, with product MTESRPKGTKTFVRSSPSTAFDQYLQDIQKLPLITDPAEERRLARLAQKGDERAAERLVTANLRFVISYVKKYQGHGLDLSELVAIGNEGLLKAVRKFDPDQGVKFISYAVWWVRQAVLKALAEQTRSVRIPLNQNSQLIRLSRAETILGQVLRRDPTDDEVARLIGETPENVRSARQMSATEVSLDAPIDRSDREASTLGERFAGVDGAEIEEVTDYKLMREFIERVFRKYLTPRERKILYLYYGLEEGSEAMTLERIGALMGVTRERIRQIRERAFEKLRESPDGRALAGFWSAA from the coding sequence GTGACCGAGAGCCGGCCCAAAGGAACCAAGACATTCGTCCGTTCCTCACCTTCCACCGCTTTCGATCAGTATCTCCAGGACATACAAAAGCTCCCACTGATCACCGACCCTGCCGAGGAGCGGCGTCTCGCTCGCCTCGCGCAGAAGGGAGATGAGCGCGCGGCCGAACGTCTGGTGACGGCGAACCTGCGGTTCGTCATCTCCTACGTGAAGAAGTATCAGGGACACGGACTCGACTTGAGCGAGTTGGTGGCCATCGGCAACGAAGGGCTGCTCAAGGCGGTCCGCAAGTTCGATCCGGACCAGGGAGTGAAGTTCATCTCCTATGCGGTCTGGTGGGTGCGTCAGGCCGTGCTCAAGGCGCTGGCGGAGCAGACGCGGTCGGTCCGCATCCCGCTCAACCAGAACTCGCAGCTGATTCGCCTTTCGCGAGCCGAAACGATCCTCGGACAGGTCCTGCGGCGCGATCCGACCGACGACGAAGTTGCCCGCCTGATCGGTGAAACGCCCGAGAACGTCCGCTCCGCCCGGCAGATGTCGGCGACCGAAGTATCGCTCGACGCGCCGATCGATCGGAGCGACCGCGAAGCATCGACGTTAGGCGAGCGCTTCGCCGGCGTCGACGGGGCCGAGATCGAGGAAGTCACCGATTACAAGCTGATGCGCGAGTTCATCGAGCGCGTCTTCCGGAAGTACCTCACGCCGCGCGAGCGCAAGATCCTCTACCTGTACTACGGGCTCGAGGAAGGCTCCGAAGCCATGACGTTGGAGCGCATCGGCGCGCTCATGGGCGTGACGCGCGAGCGCATTCGCCAGATTCGCGAACGCGCGTTCGAGAAGCTTCGCGAATCGCCCGACGGTCGCGCGCTGGCCGGCTTCTGGTCGGCAGCGTAA
- the aroB gene encoding 3-dehydroquinate synthase codes for MVGAAGGGARATERTIEVFGYRVHVAPWLVDDVGRCVAQVAPAHTVVVITDAHVADLQLPAVVGSLRHFLPHTRTLVRAIAPGEQHKTRETWNALTDWMLAERCGRDTTVVALGGGVVGDLAGFVAATFMRGVPFVQVPTSLLAMVDASVGGKVGVDTPAGKNLVGAFHQPQAVLVDPTVLQTLEATHRRAGMAEVLKHGIIADAGYLEQAVALGPALITGTDVAWHGDALAALIARSIEIKASVVREDEREGGLRQVLNFGHTIGHAIEAASGFSLLHGEAISIGMVLESRLAERLGLAEPGTSATVQQALATLGLPVDRPSDQAPTTLLELMRVDKKGRGGRIICSLPAAVGRMAGAETRYGIAVADDEILGVLQ; via the coding sequence GTGGTAGGAGCCGCGGGCGGGGGCGCGCGCGCAACGGAACGCACGATCGAGGTCTTCGGCTACCGGGTGCACGTGGCCCCCTGGCTCGTGGACGACGTCGGCCGATGCGTCGCGCAGGTCGCCCCCGCCCACACCGTCGTCGTGATCACCGACGCCCATGTCGCCGATTTGCAGCTGCCGGCCGTGGTGGGGTCGCTGCGCCACTTCCTGCCGCACACGCGCACGCTCGTGCGGGCCATCGCCCCCGGCGAGCAGCACAAGACGCGCGAAACGTGGAACGCCCTCACCGACTGGATGCTCGCCGAGCGGTGCGGCCGGGACACTACCGTCGTGGCGTTAGGCGGCGGCGTGGTCGGTGACCTCGCGGGATTCGTGGCCGCCACCTTCATGCGCGGCGTGCCATTCGTGCAGGTGCCGACCTCGCTCCTGGCGATGGTCGACGCATCGGTCGGGGGCAAGGTCGGCGTCGACACGCCGGCCGGAAAGAACCTCGTCGGGGCCTTCCACCAGCCGCAGGCGGTGCTCGTCGATCCCACCGTCCTGCAGACACTCGAGGCGACGCACCGGCGCGCGGGCATGGCCGAGGTGCTCAAGCACGGGATCATCGCCGACGCTGGGTATCTCGAGCAGGCCGTCGCGTTAGGTCCCGCCCTGATCACCGGCACCGACGTGGCGTGGCACGGCGACGCCCTCGCCGCACTCATCGCGCGCAGCATCGAGATCAAGGCCAGCGTGGTGCGCGAGGACGAACGCGAAGGGGGGCTGCGCCAGGTGCTCAACTTCGGGCACACCATTGGGCACGCGATCGAGGCCGCGAGCGGCTTTTCCCTGCTGCACGGCGAGGCGATCTCGATCGGCATGGTCCTCGAGAGCCGCCTCGCCGAGCGACTCGGCCTCGCTGAGCCGGGAACCAGCGCGACCGTGCAGCAGGCGCTCGCCACGCTCGGCCTTCCGGTCGATCGCCCGAGCGACCAGGCGCCGACGACACTTCTCGAACTGATGCGCGTAGACAAGAAGGGGCGCGGCGGACGGATCATCTGCTCGCTCCCCGCCGCCGTCGGGCGCATGGCCGGCGCCGAGACGCGCTACGGCATCGCCGTCGCTGACGATGAGATCCTCGGCGTCTTGCAGTAG
- a CDS encoding cob(I)yrinic acid a,c-diamide adenosyltransferase, with translation MKIYTKAGDDGQTALFGGGRVEKDHPRVEAYGDVDELNAFLGMARAVEMMPRIDEVLVPIQRDLFSIGALLATPDHDKMREQLLKARIDSDRIAELERAIDECERELEPLRSFILPGGTPKSAALHVARTVCRRAERRIVALHRADPLPELVVIYMNRLSDLLFMLARVANRRAGAGEVTW, from the coding sequence TTGAAGATCTATACCAAGGCCGGCGACGACGGCCAGACCGCGCTGTTCGGCGGCGGACGCGTCGAGAAGGACCATCCGCGTGTCGAGGCCTACGGCGACGTGGACGAACTGAATGCCTTCCTCGGGATGGCGCGCGCCGTCGAGATGATGCCGCGCATCGATGAGGTGCTCGTCCCGATCCAGCGCGACCTCTTCTCGATCGGCGCCCTGCTCGCCACCCCCGATCACGACAAGATGCGGGAGCAGCTGCTCAAGGCACGCATCGACAGTGACCGGATCGCCGAGCTGGAACGCGCGATCGACGAGTGCGAGCGGGAACTCGAGCCGCTGCGGTCGTTCATCCTTCCCGGCGGGACGCCCAAGTCGGCCGCCTTGCACGTGGCGCGCACCGTGTGCCGACGCGCCGAGCGTCGGATCGTCGCCCTGCATCGTGCGGACCCGCTCCCCGAGTTGGTCGTGATCTACATGAACCGGCTCTCGGACCTGCTGTTCATGCTGGCCCGCGTGGCCAACCGGCGGGCCGGGGCGGGCGAGGTGACGTGGTAG
- a CDS encoding NAD(P)/FAD-dependent oxidoreductase, which translates to MPTHDLVDITIIGGGPTGLFARFYAGMRGASAQIIDALPQLGGQLTALYPEKYIFDVAGYPKVLAKDLVRALVEQSTQFGGREFLNQEVTGLREQDGHFVLSTSAGEFPTRAILIAAGIGAFSPRRLPQACAEPWYGRGVHDVVLDPEEYRGKRVIIIGGGDSAFDWAHQLTGKAAHVTLAHRSDRFRAHDATVVEVRKAAAEGVVDILTFHELHDILSDGDRMTGVVLRETKTKATRELACDAVLPMLGYVSNLGELTKWGLSFEKDEIVVNSLMETGRAGIYAAGDVTTFPGKLKLIAAGFGEAATAVNQAVHWIYPEKKVTPGHSSNMAIFGQSAE; encoded by the coding sequence ATGCCTACACACGACCTCGTCGACATCACGATCATCGGCGGCGGCCCGACCGGGCTGTTCGCACGGTTCTACGCCGGCATGCGCGGCGCCAGCGCCCAGATCATCGATGCGCTCCCGCAGCTTGGCGGGCAGCTCACGGCGCTCTATCCCGAGAAGTACATCTTCGACGTCGCCGGATATCCCAAGGTCCTCGCGAAGGATCTGGTCCGCGCGCTCGTCGAGCAGTCGACGCAGTTCGGTGGCCGGGAGTTCCTCAACCAGGAGGTCACCGGGCTCCGGGAGCAGGACGGGCACTTCGTCCTCAGCACGTCCGCCGGCGAGTTCCCCACGCGAGCGATCCTGATCGCCGCGGGGATCGGGGCCTTCTCGCCGCGCCGTCTTCCACAGGCGTGTGCGGAGCCGTGGTACGGCCGGGGGGTGCATGACGTGGTGCTCGATCCGGAGGAGTACCGCGGCAAGCGCGTGATCATCATCGGCGGCGGCGATTCGGCCTTCGACTGGGCGCATCAGCTCACGGGGAAAGCCGCACACGTCACGCTCGCGCATCGGTCGGACCGTTTCCGCGCGCACGACGCCACCGTGGTGGAGGTTCGGAAGGCGGCGGCCGAGGGAGTAGTGGACATCCTGACCTTCCATGAGCTGCACGACATCCTGAGCGACGGCGACCGGATGACGGGGGTCGTCCTTCGCGAGACCAAGACCAAGGCGACTCGCGAGCTGGCTTGCGACGCCGTCCTCCCGATGCTCGGCTACGTGAGCAACCTGGGCGAGCTGACCAAGTGGGGGCTGTCGTTCGAGAAGGACGAGATCGTGGTGAACTCGCTGATGGAGACGGGTCGCGCGGGGATCTACGCTGCGGGCGACGTCACGACGTTCCCTGGCAAGCTCAAGCTGATCGCGGCGGGCTTTGGCGAGGCGGCGACGGCGGTGAACCAGGCGGTGCACTGGATCTACCCCGAGAAGAAGGTGACGCCGGGGCACTCCTCGAACATGGCGATCTTCGGGCAGTCGGCCGAATAG
- a CDS encoding nucleoside triphosphate pyrophosphohydrolase family protein, whose product MDLDTYQSLAGRTLNPSLSDDARLLDAAAGLAEEAGEILGAVRKHQFQQRPLDRDAITRELGDALWCLGAVATSLGLSLGDVAHTNLEKLRRRYPDGFSPDAAAARADEDAPRR is encoded by the coding sequence GTGGACCTCGACACCTACCAGTCGCTCGCTGGCCGCACCCTCAACCCGTCGCTCAGCGACGACGCGCGCCTGCTCGATGCCGCCGCAGGATTGGCGGAGGAAGCGGGTGAAATCCTCGGCGCGGTGCGCAAGCACCAGTTCCAGCAGCGCCCCCTCGACCGGGACGCCATCACACGCGAGTTAGGCGACGCGCTCTGGTGCCTGGGAGCCGTCGCCACGTCGCTGGGACTTTCGTTAGGTGACGTAGCGCACACGAACCTCGAGAAGCTCCGCCGCCGATACCCCGACGGCTTCTCCCCCGACGCCGCCGCCGCCCGCGCCGACGAGGACGCCCCCCGCCGATAG
- a CDS encoding response regulator, whose translation MSYLLLADDNEDMRLMLRELFRASGHEVSMAADGVEALASIAAREPDLVILDHSMPNMSGLEVCRRLKQNPFTARVPVMMLTAQSGVESKVEGFAAGADDYIAKPFDPRELRARVQAMLRLVQREGDRNPTSGLPGGRAIESEILGRVQAGAPFSVCYLDLDNFKPFADTFGFAIADEVIRGLGSAIRDSSAAVPGDAQDDFVGHIGGDDFIVITSADRAEPMMGECARRCFQVIQTAVGPKAAALGCYTGVDREGRVREFPLAGASAAVLHVTPASWVNLAHLGMRAAEVKRRAKMKGTGAVLVESA comes from the coding sequence GTGAGTTATCTCCTGCTGGCCGACGACAACGAAGACATGCGCCTGATGCTGCGCGAGCTGTTTCGCGCCTCGGGGCACGAGGTGTCGATGGCCGCCGACGGCGTCGAGGCGCTGGCATCGATTGCCGCGCGCGAACCCGACCTCGTCATCCTCGATCACTCGATGCCGAACATGAGTGGTCTCGAGGTCTGCCGACGCCTCAAGCAGAACCCGTTCACGGCGCGCGTCCCGGTCATGATGCTCACCGCCCAGAGCGGGGTGGAGAGCAAGGTCGAGGGTTTTGCCGCGGGGGCCGACGACTACATCGCGAAGCCCTTCGATCCCCGCGAGCTGCGCGCGCGCGTGCAGGCGATGTTGCGCCTCGTGCAGCGCGAGGGCGATCGCAACCCTACCAGCGGATTGCCGGGTGGTCGCGCGATCGAATCGGAGATCCTGGGGCGCGTGCAAGCGGGCGCGCCGTTCTCGGTCTGCTACCTCGACCTCGACAACTTCAAGCCGTTCGCCGACACGTTCGGCTTCGCGATCGCGGATGAGGTGATTCGCGGGCTCGGGTCGGCCATTCGCGACTCGTCGGCGGCGGTTCCCGGCGATGCGCAGGACGACTTCGTGGGGCACATCGGGGGTGACGACTTCATCGTGATCACCTCGGCTGACCGCGCCGAGCCGATGATGGGCGAGTGCGCGCGGCGCTGCTTCCAGGTGATCCAGACGGCGGTGGGGCCCAAGGCGGCGGCGCTTGGCTGCTACACGGGCGTCGATCGCGAGGGGCGGGTCCGCGAGTTCCCGCTGGCCGGCGCGTCGGCGGCGGTGCTCCACGTCACCCCGGCGTCGTGGGTGAACCTGGCGCACCTCGGGATGCGCGCGGCGGAGGTGAAGCGTCGCGCCAAGATGAAGGGGACCGGCGCCGTCCTCGTCGAGTCGGCCTGA
- a CDS encoding BamA/TamA family outer membrane protein, which produces MRGRAGARGRAGRRWCATAALGLASLAAPRALAAQALACDDTSIEVHKLSFAGNTTFRSSDLANGVATTQSSFTRRFFRVFGKRYCLDAPTVTQDSLRLIILYRNAGFSQVRVAKELTMRSPRQAELRFVIDEGTPVRIDSVSYVGFEEVPQFDRLRRGIEVRPGMRFDKSAVLASRDSLARRLRDRGYPLAEVLRSFDTDTARHTAVVEFSASTGPRARLGAINVTVDVPPGERRRIDPGRVKGVLGIREGQLYRERSLEGVKRGLYLAEAFRHVDVQVDSASLVDAVDSLVSVNVQLTEGDLRASRVSLGWGNLDCLRTQGSYSDYNFLGRLRRLDLNGRLSKVGVGAPFDFASGLCRQEVKRDIFSDTLNYYAGATLSQASLFGLRTIPTVTVYSERRSEFQAYLRDTPFGAIASVQRGVDGALPQSFSYQLEYGSTFSSPAFFCAVFNVCEEAAQARLLRRNRLAVAGWSVTRNRADDFANPQRGSVMRFEVRHASRLIGSSTDQQFSRGVIDASFYRPVFDGGVFVFRLRGGTVLGRRLGLDGSRTFVPPQERLYAGGPNTVRGFRQNELGPAIYVVDTFSVAAAAGDTSFFETNDNRVASRVVPSGGDNVVIANAELRLRSVFLPELIQYSIFVDAGEVWNRNGSTASQSTIQVKVTPGVGVRVFTPIGPVRVDIGYNPYQAPSGPAFFSAQQRVGGEVERALYCTSPGNRLAVTPGLTLPGGTRRATGAGGRGLPGDVPAAAARHVPQPSHVQLLHRAGVLSHVAPPNRRPRECRHAVCVRRPAGGRGGVCDADRLGARTDSHARHGLDQQQGPGDALHRAPRGVAVHEPGRRFVRHSREERFALRCHRPDSHPVRPARLARSPHRGIGGDDRAGLRAHPPGFHEAVELSADLSVGAQGAAEAGDGAQLRRLHLRERGAGEGRHLPPHHAVAPGRLALGRARRQRGARPDGAHGQAHPAGWEPVRGAAALDQRSAATRAVAHR; this is translated from the coding sequence ATGCGCGGGCGCGCGGGCGCGCGCGGGCGCGCGGGACGGCGCTGGTGTGCGACGGCGGCGCTGGGGCTCGCGTCGCTGGCGGCCCCTCGCGCCCTCGCGGCGCAGGCGCTGGCGTGCGACGACACCTCGATCGAGGTGCACAAACTCTCGTTTGCCGGCAACACCACCTTCCGCAGCAGCGACCTCGCGAACGGCGTGGCGACGACACAGTCGTCGTTCACCCGCCGCTTCTTCCGCGTCTTCGGCAAGCGGTACTGCCTCGACGCCCCGACGGTCACGCAGGACTCGCTCCGCCTCATCATCCTCTACCGCAACGCAGGATTCTCGCAGGTGCGGGTGGCGAAGGAACTCACGATGCGCTCGCCGCGGCAGGCGGAGTTGCGCTTCGTGATCGACGAAGGGACCCCCGTGCGCATCGACAGCGTCTCGTACGTCGGCTTCGAGGAGGTCCCGCAGTTCGACCGGCTGCGCCGCGGCATCGAGGTCAGGCCGGGGATGCGCTTCGACAAGTCGGCGGTGCTGGCGTCCCGCGACTCGCTGGCGCGGCGCCTGCGCGATCGCGGCTATCCGCTGGCCGAGGTGCTGCGCAGCTTCGATACCGACACCGCGCGCCATACGGCCGTGGTCGAGTTCAGTGCGTCGACGGGGCCGCGGGCCCGCCTTGGCGCCATCAACGTCACGGTCGACGTCCCGCCCGGCGAACGCCGGCGCATCGACCCCGGCCGCGTCAAGGGCGTGCTTGGCATCCGCGAGGGGCAACTGTACCGCGAACGTTCGCTGGAGGGGGTCAAGCGCGGTTTGTACCTGGCGGAGGCGTTCCGCCACGTGGACGTGCAGGTCGACTCGGCGTCGCTGGTCGATGCGGTGGACTCGCTCGTGTCCGTCAACGTGCAGCTGACGGAGGGTGACCTGCGCGCCTCGCGCGTCTCGCTGGGCTGGGGAAACCTCGACTGCCTGCGGACGCAGGGGAGCTACTCGGATTACAACTTCCTGGGGCGGCTGCGGCGGCTCGACCTCAACGGACGCCTCTCGAAGGTTGGTGTCGGCGCGCCGTTCGACTTCGCCAGCGGCCTGTGCCGGCAGGAGGTGAAGCGAGACATCTTCAGCGACACGCTGAACTACTACGCGGGCGCGACGCTCTCGCAGGCTTCGCTCTTCGGGTTGCGCACGATTCCGACGGTGACGGTGTACAGCGAGCGACGCTCCGAATTCCAGGCATACCTGCGCGATACACCCTTCGGCGCGATCGCCTCGGTGCAGCGTGGCGTGGACGGGGCCTTGCCGCAGAGCTTCTCGTACCAGCTCGAGTACGGCAGTACCTTCTCGTCCCCCGCCTTCTTCTGTGCGGTCTTCAATGTGTGCGAGGAGGCCGCACAGGCGCGCCTCCTGAGGCGCAACCGACTCGCCGTCGCCGGCTGGAGCGTGACGCGCAATCGCGCCGACGACTTCGCCAATCCGCAGCGCGGCTCGGTGATGCGATTCGAGGTGCGCCACGCGTCGCGCCTCATCGGATCGAGCACCGACCAGCAGTTCAGTCGCGGAGTGATCGACGCGTCGTTCTATCGCCCGGTCTTCGACGGTGGGGTCTTCGTCTTTCGGCTGCGCGGCGGGACGGTGCTCGGGCGCCGGCTCGGACTCGATGGGAGCCGCACCTTCGTGCCCCCGCAGGAGCGCCTGTACGCGGGCGGTCCCAACACGGTGCGCGGCTTTCGCCAGAACGAACTCGGGCCGGCGATTTATGTGGTCGACACCTTCAGCGTCGCGGCGGCCGCGGGCGACACCTCGTTCTTCGAAACGAACGACAACCGCGTGGCGAGTCGCGTCGTTCCATCGGGGGGCGACAACGTGGTGATCGCCAACGCCGAGTTGCGGCTGCGATCGGTCTTCCTCCCCGAACTCATCCAGTACTCGATCTTCGTGGATGCGGGCGAGGTGTGGAACCGCAACGGGTCCACGGCAAGCCAATCGACGATCCAGGTGAAGGTCACGCCGGGGGTCGGCGTGCGCGTCTTCACTCCGATCGGACCCGTGCGCGTGGACATCGGGTACAACCCGTATCAGGCGCCGAGCGGGCCGGCGTTCTTCAGCGCACAGCAGCGCGTGGGCGGTGAGGTGGAGCGCGCGCTGTACTGCACGAGTCCCGGGAACCGACTCGCGGTGACGCCCGGGTTGACGCTCCCCGGCGGGACGAGGCGCGCTACCGGTGCAGGCGGCCGGGGCCTGCCCGGCGACGTTCCAGCCGCCGCGGCGCGCCACGTTCCTCAGCCGTCTCACGTTCAACTTCTCCATCGGGCAGGCGTTCTAAGCCATGTCGCGCCGCCGAACCGTCGTCCTCGCGAGTGCCGCCACGCTGTTTGCGTTAGGCGGCCTGCTGGCGGGCGCGGTGGCGTTTGTGACGCAGACCGGCTGGGGGCGCGAACAGATTCGCACGCGCGTCATGGCCTTGATCAACAGCAAGGTCCAGGGGACGCTCTACATCGGGCACCTCGAGGGGTCGCTGTTCACGAACCTGGTCGTCGATTCGTTCGCCATTCGCGAGAAGAACGATTCGCTCTTCGTTGCCACCGGCCCGATTCACATCCGGTTCGACCCGCGCGACTTGCTCGATCGCCGCATCGTGGCATCGGAGGTGACGATCGAGCGGGCCTTCGTGCACATCCACCAGGATTCCACGAAGCAGTGGAACTATCGGCGGATCTTTCCGTCGGGGCCCAAGGGGCCGCCGAAGCCGGTGACGGTGCGCAACTTCGGCGACTACATCTTCGTGAACGCGGCGCGGGCGAAGGACGTCACCTTCCTCCTCACCATGCCGTGGCACCCGGACGACTCGCTCTCGGGCGCGCGCGCCGACAGCGCGGCGCGCGTCCAGATGGCGCGCACGGACAAGCACATCCGGCAGGTTGGGAGCCAGTACGAGGTGCAGCGGCGCTGGACCAACGGTCAGCTGCAACTCGGGCCGTCGCGCATCGATGA
- a CDS encoding diacylglycerol kinase family lipid kinase — MIVNPAARRGAAALDGVARVFSRAGVQCTIQQTAHRGHAEAIARAQAHAHDAVFTLGGDGTVMEVLRALLGDATPVGVIPGGTGNLVARALGIPMSPARAAFALLGGETTTIDVGTLEDGRVFAFAAGIGIDATMIARTSAAAKRRFGVLAYVVAATRATLALDSFTLRATVDGVPHTFRATSAMVANFGAVLGGLIQLGPGISPNDGMLDLCVFSPASVGDAFRLGWRLLRHDFGTDPAMHFLRGRTLHLETDPPGDTQADGELLAPGSLRVTVAPRAARLLVPRGTR, encoded by the coding sequence TTGATCGTCAATCCTGCTGCTCGTCGTGGCGCCGCTGCTCTCGATGGGGTGGCACGCGTCTTTTCCCGCGCCGGCGTGCAGTGCACGATCCAGCAGACCGCGCACCGCGGGCACGCGGAAGCGATCGCACGGGCGCAGGCGCATGCGCACGACGCCGTTTTCACCCTTGGGGGTGATGGAACGGTGATGGAGGTGCTGCGCGCGCTCCTCGGTGACGCGACCCCGGTCGGGGTGATCCCAGGGGGGACGGGGAATCTCGTCGCGCGTGCCCTCGGGATCCCGATGTCGCCGGCGCGTGCGGCCTTCGCGCTGCTCGGCGGGGAGACGACGACCATCGATGTCGGGACGCTCGAGGACGGGCGGGTCTTCGCCTTCGCGGCGGGGATCGGGATCGACGCGACGATGATCGCCCGCACGAGCGCCGCGGCCAAGCGCCGGTTCGGCGTCCTGGCCTATGTCGTCGCGGCGACGCGGGCGACGCTGGCGCTCGATTCGTTCACCTTGCGCGCGACCGTGGACGGCGTGCCGCATACCTTTCGGGCGACGTCGGCCATGGTCGCCAACTTCGGGGCGGTCCTCGGCGGCCTCATCCAGCTGGGGCCGGGGATTTCCCCGAATGACGGAATGCTCGACTTGTGCGTCTTTTCCCCGGCGAGCGTCGGCGACGCGTTTCGCCTGGGATGGCGCCTCCTGCGCCACGATTTCGGCACCGATCCAGCCATGCACTTCCTCCGCGGCCGCACCCTGCACCTCGAGACCGATCCGCCCGGCGATACGCAGGCGGACGGCGAACTGCTCGCGCCGGGATCGTTGCGCGTGACGGTGGCACCGCGCGCCGCGCGGTTGCTCGTGCCGCGCGGAACCCGTTAG